One Corynebacterium uterequi DNA segment encodes these proteins:
- the rpsS gene encoding 30S ribosomal protein S19, producing MPRSLKKGPFVDEHLLNKVDAQNEAGTKQVIKTWSRRSTILPDFIGHTFAVHDGRKHVPVFVDESMVGHKLGEFAPTKTFKGHVKDDKKGRR from the coding sequence ATGCCACGCAGCCTTAAGAAGGGCCCGTTCGTCGATGAGCACCTCCTCAACAAGGTGGATGCTCAGAACGAGGCCGGTACCAAGCAGGTCATCAAGACCTGGTCGCGTCGCTCGACCATTCTCCCCGATTTCATCGGTCACACCTTCGCCGTCCACGACGGCCGCAAGCACGTGCCGGTGTTCGTCGATGAGTCCATGGTCGGCCACAAGCTCGGTGAGTTCGCTCCCACCAAGACCTTCAAGGGTCACGTCAAGGATGATAAGAAGGGACGTCGATAA
- a CDS encoding PrsW family intramembrane metalloprotease: MKTNNLVWAVVILGTIAVGSSVWLYGRMSPVALLVSVVVSAVLGGGVCGLLAASSLWPRTGGDRAAWLWASLAWGGGICVVVVRAVFLGPGTLAVKAGWEQAEYSFGGAWPEEIMKTLGIVVIAYTCRCVTRPWHVFLTGIFIGLGFELVENAQYAVGMAVDSPVSDLRGALTSWLIRLLFGLFAHSLYSGIIGWILGLALTGEHRSAGRRIAIALAGFGAGFGLHFAWNYQFSSDVVNGVWLLGCAVVMYGTVVWIFFKSRRLARRERPRPAQA, encoded by the coding sequence ATGAAAACCAACAACCTGGTGTGGGCCGTCGTGATCCTAGGCACCATAGCGGTGGGCAGCTCCGTGTGGCTCTACGGACGAATGTCCCCGGTCGCCCTGCTCGTGTCCGTGGTGGTGTCGGCGGTGCTCGGCGGCGGTGTGTGCGGGTTACTCGCGGCGTCGTCGCTGTGGCCTCGCACCGGTGGTGACCGTGCGGCGTGGCTGTGGGCGTCGTTGGCCTGGGGCGGGGGAATCTGCGTAGTGGTGGTCCGTGCGGTGTTCCTCGGGCCCGGGACGCTGGCGGTCAAGGCCGGCTGGGAGCAGGCAGAGTATTCCTTCGGCGGAGCCTGGCCAGAGGAAATCATGAAGACGCTCGGCATCGTGGTGATTGCCTACACCTGCCGGTGCGTCACCCGCCCCTGGCATGTCTTCCTCACCGGTATTTTCATCGGCCTCGGCTTCGAGCTGGTGGAGAACGCCCAATACGCCGTGGGCATGGCGGTGGACAGCCCGGTGTCGGATCTCCGCGGGGCGTTGACCTCGTGGCTTATCCGGCTGCTGTTCGGGTTGTTCGCGCACAGCCTGTACTCGGGCATTATCGGCTGGATCCTCGGGCTGGCGCTCACCGGGGAGCACCGTTCGGCCGGGCGACGGATCGCCATCGCGCTCGCCGGCTTCGGCGCCGGTTTCGGCCTACACTTCGCCTGGAATTACCAGTTCAGCAGTGACGTGGTCAATGGCGTCTGGCTGTTGGGCTGCGCGGTGGTCATGTACGGCACCGTCGTGTGGATCTTCTTCAAGTCTCGACGCCTCGCACGGCGCGAACGGCCACGCCCTGCGCAGGCTTAA
- the rpsQ gene encoding 30S ribosomal protein S17, with product MSENNVTETKQQGARKVRIGYVVSDKMQKTIVVELEDRKRHALYGKIMRTNKKVKAHDENEIAGIGDRVRIEETRPLSKDKHFRLVEIIEKAK from the coding sequence ATGAGCGAGAACAACGTGACTGAAACCAAGCAGCAGGGCGCCCGCAAGGTCCGCATCGGCTACGTCGTTTCTGACAAGATGCAGAAGACGATCGTCGTCGAGCTCGAAGACCGCAAGCGTCACGCCCTCTACGGCAAGATCATGCGGACCAACAAGAAGGTCAAGGCGCACGACGAGAACGAGATCGCCGGCATCGGCGACCGCGTTCGCATCGAGGAGACTCGTCCGCTGTCCAAGGACAAGCACTTCCGCCTCGTCGAGATCATCGAGAAGGCTAAGTAA
- the rplD gene encoding 50S ribosomal protein L4, whose protein sequence is MTLNIDVLTAEGTTNGSVELPAEIFDREASVALMHQVVNAQLAAARQGTHSTKTRGEVRGGGRKPFRQKGTGRARQGSIRAPHFTGGGVVHGPKPRDYSQRTPKKMIKAALYGALTNRAQNERIHVIEELVPGQTPSTKSARTFIERITDRKSVLLVVEREDTNGRLSANNLPNVHILEPAQLNAYDVLNADDVVFSVAALHAFVNRATGAEQKEENN, encoded by the coding sequence ATGACTCTCAACATTGACGTCCTGACCGCTGAGGGCACCACCAACGGCTCCGTGGAGCTGCCGGCCGAGATCTTCGATCGTGAAGCCTCCGTCGCCCTCATGCACCAGGTGGTGAACGCCCAGCTTGCTGCCGCTCGCCAGGGCACCCACTCCACCAAGACCCGCGGCGAGGTCCGCGGTGGTGGCCGCAAGCCGTTCCGCCAGAAGGGCACCGGCCGCGCCCGCCAGGGTTCCATCCGTGCGCCCCACTTCACCGGCGGCGGCGTTGTCCACGGCCCGAAGCCGCGCGACTACTCCCAGCGGACCCCCAAGAAGATGATCAAGGCTGCCCTCTACGGCGCCCTGACCAACCGCGCCCAGAACGAGCGCATTCACGTCATCGAGGAACTGGTCCCCGGCCAGACCCCGTCGACCAAGTCCGCCCGTACTTTCATCGAGCGCATCACCGACCGCAAGAGCGTCCTGCTGGTCGTCGAGCGCGAGGACACCAACGGCCGTCTCAGCGCTAACAACCTGCCGAACGTCCACATCCTCGAGCCGGCTCAGCTCAACGCCTACGACGTCCTCAACGCTGACGACGTTGTCTTCTCGGTGGCCGCTCTGCATGCCTTCGTTAACCGCGCCACCGGTGCGGAGCAGAAGGAGGAGAACAACTAA
- a CDS encoding DUF6286 domain-containing protein, giving the protein MSDKNPSASTQQPVASPQVRWIAILLSLLLVGLGVFATTEALAFYRQGPDAPYVLDLPGWLTSLSPSAVGFAGAVAIAVALWFLVAALSPRRKRHRQVAGTDASVWVRPVDIARYATARAKAVPGVTSARSKASKKKVTVTALSSAVDAAEQERIRDAISHRLASAFGEDFQVAVAIEAAEPPSLAAVEQPDEPADTAALTAPATAGTTTAESPVTTDSLGGQK; this is encoded by the coding sequence GTGTCCGATAAGAACCCCTCCGCATCCACCCAGCAACCTGTGGCCTCGCCGCAGGTGCGGTGGATCGCTATCCTGCTCAGCCTCCTGCTGGTAGGCCTGGGTGTATTTGCCACCACCGAGGCCCTGGCCTTCTACCGGCAGGGGCCGGACGCCCCCTATGTTCTGGACCTGCCTGGCTGGTTGACGAGCTTGTCGCCGTCGGCCGTCGGCTTCGCTGGGGCCGTCGCCATCGCGGTGGCGCTGTGGTTCCTCGTTGCCGCCCTCAGCCCGCGCCGGAAGCGCCACCGCCAGGTGGCTGGCACCGACGCGTCGGTGTGGGTCCGGCCGGTGGACATCGCCCGCTACGCCACGGCGCGGGCGAAGGCGGTGCCCGGCGTCACGTCGGCCCGCTCGAAGGCCTCCAAGAAGAAGGTGACCGTGACGGCCCTGTCGTCCGCGGTGGACGCGGCCGAGCAGGAGCGCATCCGCGACGCGATTTCGCATCGCCTCGCCTCCGCCTTCGGCGAGGACTTCCAGGTCGCGGTGGCTATCGAGGCGGCAGAGCCGCCGAGCCTGGCCGCCGTTGAACAGCCGGATGAGCCGGCCGATACCGCCGCACTCACCGCGCCGGCAACCGCTGGCACCACGACGGCCGAGTCCCCGGTCACCACCGATTCCTTGGGAGGCCAGAAATGA
- the rpsC gene encoding 30S ribosomal protein S3 codes for MGQKIHPHGLRLGITADWKTHWFAEKNYSEYVAEDIKIREYLSKGLERAGIADVVIERTRDRVRVDIHTARPGIVIGRRGAEADRIRRGLEKLTGKMVALNILEVKQIDANATLVAQSIAEQLVNRVAFRRAMRKAIQSAMRQPQVKGIKVVCSGRLGGADMSRVERYHEGRVPLHTLRAEIDYGVAEAATTFGRIGIKVWIYKGDVVGGVRESELNAPSERGGRGRNDRRPRRGGQRRQRAEKKES; via the coding sequence ATGGGCCAGAAGATTCATCCTCACGGCCTCCGACTGGGCATTACCGCCGACTGGAAGACCCACTGGTTCGCCGAGAAGAACTACTCGGAGTACGTCGCTGAGGACATCAAGATCCGCGAGTACCTGTCCAAGGGCCTCGAGCGCGCCGGCATCGCCGACGTCGTCATCGAGCGCACCCGGGACCGCGTGCGGGTGGACATCCACACCGCCCGTCCGGGCATCGTCATCGGCCGCCGCGGCGCCGAGGCTGATCGCATCCGCCGTGGCCTGGAGAAGCTGACGGGCAAGATGGTTGCCCTCAACATCCTCGAGGTCAAGCAGATCGACGCCAACGCCACCCTCGTTGCTCAGTCCATCGCCGAGCAGCTGGTCAACCGCGTTGCCTTCCGTCGCGCTATGCGCAAGGCCATCCAGTCCGCCATGCGCCAGCCGCAGGTCAAGGGCATCAAGGTCGTCTGCTCCGGTCGTCTGGGCGGCGCCGACATGTCCCGCGTCGAGCGCTACCACGAGGGCCGCGTTCCGCTGCACACCCTGCGCGCCGAGATCGACTACGGCGTTGCCGAGGCGGCGACCACCTTCGGTCGCATCGGCATCAAGGTGTGGATCTACAAGGGCGACGTCGTCGGCGGCGTCCGTGAGTCCGAGCTGAACGCACCGTCCGAGCGCGGCGGCCGCGGTCGTAACGACCGTCGTCCGCGCCGCGGCGGCCAGCGTCGTCAGCGCGCTGAGAAGAAGGAGAGCTAA
- the rplC gene encoding 50S ribosomal protein L3: MSENEIKGILGKKLGMTQVFDEDNRVVPVTVVEAGPCVVTQIRTPETDGYSAIQIAFGEIDPRKVKKPQAGHYKKAGVTPRRHVTEIRMDDVSAYEVGQEIKADIFEGETFVDVTGITKGHGFAGGMKRHGFSGQGAAHGNQASHRRVGGIGAAATPGRIFKGKRMAGRMGGNRVTTQNLKIQKIDAESNIILIKGAIPGAKGGLVTVKTAVKGGARA; this comes from the coding sequence ATGAGTGAAAACGAGATCAAGGGCATTCTGGGCAAGAAGCTCGGCATGACCCAGGTCTTCGACGAGGACAACCGGGTTGTTCCGGTCACCGTCGTCGAGGCCGGGCCGTGCGTGGTCACCCAGATTCGTACCCCCGAGACCGATGGCTACAGCGCCATCCAGATCGCCTTCGGCGAGATCGACCCCCGCAAGGTCAAGAAGCCGCAGGCAGGCCACTACAAGAAGGCCGGTGTCACCCCGCGCCGCCACGTCACGGAGATCCGCATGGACGACGTCTCCGCGTACGAGGTTGGCCAGGAGATCAAGGCTGACATCTTCGAAGGCGAGACCTTCGTCGACGTCACCGGCATCACCAAGGGCCACGGCTTCGCCGGCGGCATGAAGCGCCACGGCTTCTCCGGCCAGGGTGCCGCTCACGGTAACCAGGCCTCCCACCGTCGCGTGGGTGGCATCGGTGCCGCCGCGACCCCGGGTCGCATCTTCAAGGGCAAGCGCATGGCTGGCCGCATGGGCGGCAACCGCGTCACCACGCAGAACCTGAAGATCCAGAAGATCGACGCCGAGTCGAACATCATCCTCATCAAGGGCGCCATCCCCGGCGCCAAGGGCGGTCTCGTCACCGTCAAGACCGCAGTGAAGGGCGGTGCACGCGCATAA
- the rplV gene encoding 50S ribosomal protein L22 — protein MSDNITSAHATARFVRVTPMKARRVIDLVRGKSVSEALAILKYAPQGAAKPVAKVVASAAANAENNFGLDPRTLVISEAYANEGPTMRRFQPRAQGRAFQIRKRTSHITVVVEAKEGAK, from the coding sequence ATGAGTGACAACATCACCTCCGCGCACGCGACCGCTCGTTTCGTCCGCGTCACCCCCATGAAGGCGCGCCGCGTCATCGACCTGGTTCGCGGCAAGTCCGTGTCCGAGGCGCTCGCGATCCTGAAGTACGCCCCCCAGGGCGCTGCGAAGCCGGTGGCCAAGGTCGTCGCCTCCGCCGCCGCCAACGCCGAGAACAACTTCGGCCTGGACCCGCGCACCCTGGTCATCTCTGAGGCCTACGCCAACGAGGGGCCGACCATGCGTCGCTTCCAGCCGCGCGCTCAGGGCCGTGCTTTCCAGATCCGCAAGCGCACCAGCCACATCACCGTGGTTGTCGAAGCCAAGGAAGGGGCCAAGTAA
- the tuf gene encoding elongation factor Tu, translated as MAKAKFERKKPHVNIGTIGHVDHGKTTTTAAITKVLADQYPDENEAFAFDAIDKAPEEKERGITINISHVEYNTPKRHYAHVDAPGHADYIKNMITGAAQMDGAILVVAATDGPMPQTREHVLLARQVGVPYILVALNKCDMVDDEEIIELVEMEVRELLAEQEYDEDAPIVHISALKALEGDEKWTESIVELMQACDDSIPDPERATDQPFLMPIEDIFTITGRGTVVTGRVERGQLKVNEDVEIIGIKEKAMSTTVTGIEMFRKLLDYTEAGDNCGLLLRGTKREDVERGQVVIKPGAYTPHKKFEGSVYVLSKDEGGRHTPFFDNYRPQFYFRTTDVTGVVKLPEGTEMVMPGDNVEMSVELIQPVAMDEGLRFAIREGSRTVGAGRVTKILD; from the coding sequence ATGGCAAAGGCGAAGTTCGAGCGCAAGAAGCCGCACGTTAACATCGGCACCATCGGTCACGTCGACCACGGCAAGACCACCACGACGGCCGCCATCACCAAGGTTCTGGCCGACCAGTACCCGGATGAGAACGAGGCCTTTGCGTTCGACGCCATCGATAAGGCGCCGGAGGAGAAGGAGCGTGGCATCACGATCAACATCTCCCACGTCGAGTACAACACCCCGAAGCGCCACTACGCTCACGTCGACGCCCCGGGCCACGCTGACTACATCAAGAACATGATTACCGGTGCTGCCCAGATGGACGGCGCTATTCTCGTCGTCGCCGCCACCGACGGCCCGATGCCGCAGACCCGCGAGCACGTTCTGCTCGCCCGCCAGGTCGGCGTCCCCTACATCCTCGTCGCCCTGAACAAGTGCGACATGGTTGACGATGAGGAAATCATCGAGCTCGTCGAGATGGAGGTCCGCGAGCTGCTGGCCGAGCAGGAGTACGACGAGGACGCCCCGATCGTTCACATCTCTGCTCTGAAGGCTCTTGAGGGCGACGAGAAGTGGACCGAGTCCATCGTCGAGCTCATGCAGGCTTGCGACGACTCCATCCCGGATCCGGAGCGCGCCACCGACCAGCCGTTCCTCATGCCGATCGAGGACATCTTCACCATCACCGGCCGCGGCACCGTCGTCACCGGCCGTGTCGAGCGTGGTCAGCTGAAGGTCAACGAGGATGTCGAGATCATCGGCATCAAGGAAAAGGCCATGTCCACCACCGTCACCGGCATCGAGATGTTCCGCAAGCTGCTCGACTACACCGAGGCTGGCGACAACTGTGGCCTGCTGCTCCGCGGCACCAAGCGCGAAGATGTCGAGCGTGGCCAGGTCGTCATCAAGCCGGGCGCCTACACCCCGCACAAGAAGTTCGAGGGCTCCGTCTACGTCCTGTCCAAGGATGAGGGCGGCCGCCACACCCCGTTCTTCGACAACTACCGTCCGCAGTTCTACTTCCGCACCACCGACGTCACCGGCGTCGTCAAGCTGCCGGAAGGCACCGAGATGGTCATGCCGGGCGACAACGTTGAGATGTCCGTCGAGCTGATCCAGCCGGTCGCCATGGACGAGGGCCTGCGCTTCGCCATCCGCGAGGGCTCCCGCACCGTCGGCGCTGGCCGCGTCACCAAGATCCTGGACTAA
- a CDS encoding Asp23/Gls24 family envelope stress response protein — MAEKTAKNESTAATVSEQNEKGNGRTTIENVVVGKIAGIAAREVSGVHALGGGAARMMGQIRDTFGASENVQQGVNVEVGETQAAADISIVAQYGVAIHELAEAIRRNVTRSIERMTGLEVTEVNVSVTDVHLPQDDKSNDEPEQKELTATEQQALTSRVQ, encoded by the coding sequence ATGGCTGAGAAGACCGCGAAGAACGAGTCCACCGCCGCGACCGTCTCCGAGCAGAACGAAAAGGGCAACGGCCGCACCACCATCGAGAACGTCGTCGTCGGCAAGATCGCCGGCATCGCCGCTCGCGAGGTCTCCGGTGTGCACGCTCTCGGTGGCGGCGCCGCCCGCATGATGGGCCAGATCCGCGACACCTTCGGTGCCTCCGAGAACGTCCAGCAGGGCGTCAACGTTGAGGTTGGCGAGACCCAGGCTGCCGCCGATATCTCCATCGTCGCCCAGTACGGCGTTGCCATCCACGAGCTGGCCGAGGCGATCCGTCGCAACGTTACCCGCTCCATCGAGCGCATGACCGGCCTTGAGGTCACCGAGGTCAACGTGTCCGTCACCGACGTTCACCTGCCGCAGGACGACAAGTCCAACGATGAGCCGGAGCAGAAGGAGCTCACCGCCACCGAGCAGCAGGCTTTGACCTCCCGCGTCCAGTAG
- the rplP gene encoding 50S ribosomal protein L16 encodes MLIPKRVKYRRQHRPTRSGVSKGGNRVSYGDYGIQALEPAYVTNRQIEAARIAINRHVKRGGKVWINIFPDRPLTQKPLGVRMGSGKGPVEKWVANVKPGRILFEMSYPNEAVALEALRRAGQKLPCKVRIIKKEDQF; translated from the coding sequence ATGCTTATCCCGAAGCGCGTCAAGTACCGTCGCCAGCACCGTCCTACCCGTAGCGGTGTCTCCAAGGGCGGTAACCGCGTGTCCTACGGTGACTACGGCATCCAGGCCCTCGAGCCGGCCTACGTCACCAACCGTCAGATCGAGGCCGCTCGTATTGCGATCAACCGCCACGTCAAGCGCGGCGGCAAGGTCTGGATCAACATCTTCCCGGACCGTCCGCTGACCCAGAAGCCGCTCGGCGTGCGTATGGGTTCCGGTAAGGGCCCGGTTGAGAAGTGGGTGGCTAACGTCAAGCCGGGCCGCATCCTCTTCGAGATGTCTTACCCGAACGAGGCCGTTGCTCTGGAGGCCCTGCGCCGCGCTGGCCAGAAGCTTCCCTGCAAGGTCCGCATCATCAAGAAGGAGGACCAGTTCTAA
- the amaP gene encoding alkaline shock response membrane anchor protein AmaP has translation MTRFLAGLDRVIIFLVGVIVLAVGVWALAFSLNVPLAHEIGRWYDQPMLERFFASPWFPTALIALAVAGVVLGLWWLLANIRPRGFNRVTSQENAGTGDVTISTSQVASAVADRLSQTRGVNKVRTATKYDRARPTAVWTIQAEPQVDLNRLTREIDTAERDIREALPGIDVDTRYLIELAPVESH, from the coding sequence ATGACCCGATTCCTTGCCGGCCTTGACCGTGTCATCATCTTCCTCGTCGGGGTGATTGTCCTCGCGGTGGGTGTGTGGGCGTTGGCGTTCAGCCTCAACGTCCCCCTCGCCCACGAGATTGGCCGCTGGTATGACCAGCCGATGCTCGAACGCTTCTTTGCGTCACCGTGGTTCCCCACGGCTCTTATCGCCCTCGCGGTGGCCGGCGTCGTCCTCGGTCTGTGGTGGCTGCTGGCGAACATCCGTCCGCGTGGCTTTAACCGCGTGACCTCGCAGGAGAACGCAGGCACCGGCGACGTGACGATTTCGACGTCGCAGGTCGCCAGCGCCGTCGCCGACCGCCTGAGCCAGACTCGCGGTGTTAACAAGGTGCGCACCGCGACGAAGTACGATCGCGCTCGCCCCACCGCGGTGTGGACCATCCAGGCCGAACCGCAGGTTGACCTCAACCGCCTGACGCGAGAGATCGACACCGCGGAGCGCGACATTCGCGAGGCGCTGCCCGGCATTGACGTCGATACCCGCTACCTCATCGAGCTCGCACCCGTCGAGTCCCACTAG
- the rpsJ gene encoding 30S ribosomal protein S10, whose protein sequence is MAGQKIRIRLKAYDHEAIDASAKKIVETVTRTGARVVGPVPLPTEKNVYAVIRSPHKYKDSREHFEMRTHKRLIDILDPTPKTVDALMRIDLPASVDVNIQ, encoded by the coding sequence GTGGCGGGACAGAAGATCCGCATTCGGCTGAAGGCCTACGACCATGAGGCGATCGACGCATCCGCGAAGAAGATCGTCGAGACCGTCACCCGCACGGGTGCGCGCGTGGTCGGCCCGGTGCCGTTGCCCACCGAGAAGAACGTATACGCCGTTATTCGTTCTCCCCACAAGTACAAGGACTCTCGCGAGCACTTCGAGATGCGCACTCACAAGCGCCTCATCGACATCCTCGACCCGACGCCGAAGACCGTCGACGCGCTCATGCGCATCGACCTCCCGGCCAGTGTCGACGTGAACATTCAGTAA
- the rplB gene encoding 50S ribosomal protein L2 translates to MAIRKYKPTTPGRRASSVSMFDEITRSTPEKSLLRPLPKKGGRNTHGHITTRHRGGGHKRRYRVIDFKRNDKDGILAKVAHIEYDPNRTANIALLHYYDGAKRYIIAPKGLKQGMVLESGAGADIKVGNNLPLKNIPTGTTIHAVELKPGAGAKLARSAGTSIQLLGKEHNYAVLRMPSTEIRRVDINCRATIGEVGNADQINIRWGKAGRMRWKGWRPTVRGVVMNPVDHPHGGGEGKTSGGRHPVSPWGQKEGRTRNPNRYSNNMIVRRRRPNKKR, encoded by the coding sequence ATGGCTATTCGCAAGTACAAGCCGACAACTCCGGGTCGCCGTGCCAGCTCCGTCTCCATGTTCGACGAGATCACTCGCTCGACCCCGGAGAAGAGCCTGCTGCGTCCGCTTCCGAAGAAGGGCGGCCGCAACACCCACGGCCACATCACGACTCGCCACCGCGGCGGCGGCCACAAGCGTCGCTACCGCGTCATCGACTTCAAGCGCAACGATAAAGACGGCATCCTGGCCAAGGTCGCTCACATCGAGTACGACCCGAACCGTACCGCCAACATCGCTCTGCTGCACTACTACGACGGCGCGAAGCGTTACATCATCGCACCGAAGGGCCTCAAGCAGGGCATGGTGCTGGAGTCTGGCGCTGGCGCCGACATCAAGGTGGGCAACAACCTGCCGCTGAAGAACATCCCGACCGGTACGACGATCCACGCCGTGGAGCTCAAGCCGGGCGCGGGCGCCAAGCTGGCCCGTTCCGCTGGCACGTCCATCCAGCTGCTCGGTAAGGAGCACAACTACGCGGTTCTGCGTATGCCCTCCACCGAAATCCGCCGCGTGGACATCAACTGCCGCGCCACCATCGGTGAGGTCGGCAACGCCGACCAGATCAACATCCGCTGGGGCAAGGCCGGCCGTATGCGCTGGAAGGGCTGGCGCCCGACCGTCCGTGGTGTCGTCATGAACCCGGTTGACCACCCGCACGGTGGTGGTGAGGGTAAGACCTCCGGTGGTCGCCACCCGGTCAGCCCGTGGGGCCAGAAGGAAGGCCGCACCCGCAACCCGAACCGTTACTCGAACAACATGATCGTGCGCCGTCGTCGCCCGAACAAGAAGCGCTAA
- the rpmC gene encoding 50S ribosomal protein L29 yields the protein MATGTPASEFRELSNEDLTARLAEAKEELFNLRFQLATGQLTNNRRIGAVKRDIARILTILRERELGLSSAPGADQ from the coding sequence ATGGCTACCGGTACCCCCGCATCCGAGTTCCGCGAGCTCAGCAACGAGGACCTGACCGCCCGCCTGGCCGAGGCCAAGGAAGAGCTGTTCAACCTCCGTTTCCAGCTGGCCACCGGCCAGCTGACCAACAACCGTCGTATCGGCGCCGTCAAGCGTGACATCGCCCGCATCCTCACCATCCTGCGTGAGCGCGAGCTGGGCCTGTCCTCCGCCCCGGGAGCTGATCAGTAA
- the rplW gene encoding 50S ribosomal protein L23: MVDTSNPRDIIIAPVVSEKSYGLMEQNVYTFFVSPDANKTQIKIAIEQIFGVKVASVNTVNRAGKRKRTRTGYGQRKATKRAYVTLREGSDSIDIFGAGA, encoded by the coding sequence ATGGTAGACACTTCTAACCCGCGCGACATCATCATCGCGCCGGTGGTCTCCGAGAAGTCCTACGGACTCATGGAGCAGAACGTGTACACGTTCTTTGTCTCCCCGGACGCCAACAAGACTCAGATCAAGATTGCCATCGAGCAGATCTTCGGCGTGAAGGTCGCCTCCGTGAACACCGTCAACCGTGCCGGCAAGCGCAAGCGCACCCGCACCGGTTACGGCCAGCGCAAGGCCACCAAGCGCGCGTACGTGACGCTTCGCGAGGGCAGCGACTCCATCGACATCTTCGGCGCCGGCGCCTAA
- a CDS encoding Asp23/Gls24 family envelope stress response protein, protein MSGRNDFSDRVFTTVINNAAAAVPGVETITSTWTDIGTRSYPRCDFRVEPEGQTVQVDSYLAVSWPAPVTDVAAQAQRTIQRWLEEMLGYTATQINVTVEQTVPSSRRVSLDDVRTHPHDPELGTIAVTPLVAEVLPATITPTVEVYSPVTTNTVDVYSPETADGIEVYSPETADGIEVYSPETADGIEVYSPETADGIEVYSPETADGVEVYSPETADGIEVYSPETAEPAALVGIVAPEDVTTTSPVVSPTQVWSPAEVPERPLTPVRDPKAPAPVRVDVPRQHPLVPIREPRALTARSIRVPRKTILSVRAPEPLPIYHPQPPREWPLRPISVNELAPTKTVTATPLRVRPVTVAPAKEVRRVR, encoded by the coding sequence GTGAGCGGACGCAACGACTTCTCGGACCGGGTCTTCACCACCGTCATCAATAACGCAGCGGCGGCGGTCCCCGGAGTCGAGACGATTACCAGTACGTGGACCGACATCGGCACACGTAGCTACCCGCGCTGCGACTTCCGGGTAGAGCCGGAAGGGCAGACCGTGCAGGTGGACTCCTACCTTGCAGTGTCGTGGCCGGCCCCGGTCACCGACGTGGCGGCGCAGGCCCAGCGCACGATTCAGCGCTGGTTGGAGGAGATGCTGGGCTACACGGCTACCCAGATCAACGTCACCGTCGAGCAGACCGTGCCCTCCTCGCGTCGCGTCAGCCTCGACGACGTGCGTACGCACCCGCACGACCCGGAGCTCGGCACCATCGCCGTCACTCCGCTCGTCGCGGAGGTGCTCCCCGCCACGATCACCCCGACGGTGGAGGTTTACTCCCCGGTGACCACGAACACCGTCGACGTGTACTCCCCCGAGACGGCCGACGGCATCGAGGTCTACTCCCCCGAGACGGCCGACGGCATCGAGGTCTACTCCCCCGAGACGGCCGACGGCATCGAGGTCTACTCCCCCGAGACGGCCGACGGCATCGAGGTCTACTCCCCCGAGACGGCCGACGGTGTGGAGGTCTACTCCCCCGAGACGGCCGACGGCATCGAGGTCTACTCCCCCGAGACCGCCGAGCCGGCCGCGCTGGTGGGCATCGTCGCCCCGGAGGACGTCACCACGACCTCGCCCGTCGTCTCCCCGACGCAGGTGTGGTCCCCCGCCGAGGTGCCCGAGCGCCCGCTCACCCCGGTCAGGGACCCGAAGGCGCCGGCGCCGGTGCGCGTCGACGTACCGAGGCAGCACCCGCTCGTGCCCATTCGGGAGCCGCGCGCTCTCACAGCCCGGAGCATCCGCGTACCGCGCAAGACCATCCTGTCGGTGCGCGCCCCGGAACCCTTGCCGATTTACCATCCGCAGCCGCCCCGCGAGTGGCCGCTGCGCCCGATCAGTGTCAACGAGCTCGCGCCGACGAAGACGGTCACCGCCACACCGTTGCGCGTGCGGCCCGTGACGGTCGCCCCCGCAAAGGAGGTTCGACGTGTCCGATAA